The following coding sequences are from one Phenylobacterium glaciei window:
- a CDS encoding ABC-F family ATP-binding cassette domain-containing protein: MSGQAVLGVEKALFLYGTSKVFEGVSLQLDAARTALVGENGAGKSTLLKCLLGELELDEGQIIKSRGLKIGYVPQDVPPGLGDRTVREVLESALPLTDGSEDWKVDVLLDEIGVSYETAQQTFGSLSGGWQRLMLIAAAAKLAEPDLLILDEPTNHLDLSNINTLESWLSDDDRLPMLIVSHDREFLERTTTRTIFLRSDGAHSFSVPFSRAREQLLHRDAADAVRRQLEGKEIERLEKMATRYRIWGVKNDKFHKRAKATEKRIDRIETERTESYVARERRLELHDGEIDAKVALRVQGHTVTVPDGSRKLFTIDRLNVAAGDRIAILGVNGAGKSMLLNALARAYDPDQEHYDGQAPVRFNPQARLVYFDQKMAELPLKTSLLDYLTAVDGATTKDANALLAKAGFPYHRIKGPIADLSHGERARLTFLKMQLAKPNLYLLDEPTNHLDIEGQEALEAQLEASDVACLFVSHDRYFTRAAATRFVEIRKGRLIEVEGPDDFFEAQ; this comes from the coding sequence ATGTCCGGTCAGGCGGTCCTCGGGGTCGAGAAGGCACTCTTCCTCTACGGGACCAGCAAGGTCTTCGAAGGCGTCTCCCTGCAGCTCGACGCCGCGCGCACCGCCCTGGTGGGCGAGAACGGCGCCGGCAAGTCCACTCTGCTGAAATGCCTGCTGGGGGAGCTGGAGCTGGACGAGGGCCAGATCATCAAGTCGCGGGGCCTGAAGATCGGCTACGTGCCGCAGGACGTGCCGCCGGGCCTCGGCGACAGGACCGTGCGCGAGGTGCTGGAAAGCGCCCTGCCGCTGACCGACGGCAGCGAGGACTGGAAGGTCGACGTCCTGCTGGACGAGATCGGGGTCAGCTACGAGACGGCCCAGCAGACCTTCGGATCGCTTAGCGGCGGCTGGCAGCGGCTGATGCTGATCGCCGCGGCGGCCAAACTGGCCGAGCCCGACCTGCTGATCCTCGACGAACCCACCAACCACCTGGACCTCTCCAACATCAACACCCTGGAGAGCTGGCTGTCCGACGACGACCGCCTGCCTATGCTGATCGTCAGCCACGATCGGGAGTTCCTGGAGCGAACCACGACGCGCACCATCTTCCTGCGCTCGGATGGGGCCCATTCCTTCAGTGTCCCGTTCAGCCGCGCCCGCGAGCAGCTGCTGCACCGCGACGCCGCCGACGCCGTGCGCCGGCAGCTGGAGGGCAAGGAGATCGAGCGGCTGGAAAAGATGGCCACCCGCTATCGGATCTGGGGCGTGAAGAACGACAAGTTCCACAAGCGCGCCAAGGCCACCGAGAAGCGCATCGACCGCATCGAGACCGAGCGCACGGAGAGCTATGTCGCCCGCGAACGGCGCCTGGAGCTGCACGACGGCGAGATCGACGCCAAGGTGGCCCTGCGGGTCCAGGGCCATACGGTCACAGTGCCGGATGGCAGCCGCAAGCTGTTCACCATCGACCGGCTGAACGTGGCTGCGGGCGACCGCATCGCCATCCTGGGCGTCAACGGGGCCGGCAAGTCGATGCTGCTCAACGCCCTGGCCCGCGCCTATGACCCCGATCAGGAGCACTATGACGGCCAGGCGCCGGTGCGGTTCAACCCGCAGGCGCGGCTGGTCTATTTCGATCAGAAGATGGCTGAGCTGCCGCTCAAGACCAGCCTGCTGGACTACCTGACCGCCGTGGACGGGGCGACCACCAAGGACGCCAACGCCCTGCTGGCCAAGGCCGGATTCCCCTATCACCGCATCAAGGGGCCGATCGCCGACCTCAGCCACGGCGAACGGGCGCGCCTGACCTTCCTGAAGATGCAGCTGGCCAAGCCGAACCTGTACCTGCTCGACGAACCCACCAACCACCTGGACATCGAGGGCCAGGAAGCCCTGGAGGCCCAGCTCGAGGCGTCGGACGTCGCCTGCCTGTTCGTCTCCCACGACCGCTACTTCACACGGGCGGCGGCCACCCGGTTCGTGGAGATCCGCAAGGGCAGGCTGATCGAGGTCGAGGGCCCCGACGACTTCTTCGAGGCGCAGTAG
- a CDS encoding DMT family transporter, which produces MLWIILTAAAAPLQVARNALQRGLVGDAGPWGATLVRFLFGLPFSMLIFAVVAMLTPSAEPHVSARFIIAVIAGAIAQVSATAALLVAMRHSGFAVATFMQQASLPIAAIMGFVVFGDHMSAVQWAGLAATTVGLLVLSWPRGDEAKAGALNGSLFGLASGVAFAVALNGYRQAGMALEPHHPIYSATAALCVAQALQSIVLGAILAVTRPQALRSVAGSWKQSLGAGFFGTAASAFWFSALALAPAGQVRAIGVIEGPIAAAAGRRLFKEKLTLVQIAGGTATAIGVVMTALG; this is translated from the coding sequence ATGCTCTGGATTATTCTGACCGCCGCGGCCGCGCCGCTGCAGGTGGCGCGCAACGCCTTGCAACGTGGCCTGGTGGGGGACGCCGGTCCCTGGGGTGCGACCCTCGTGCGCTTCCTGTTCGGCCTGCCGTTCTCGATGCTGATCTTCGCCGTGGTGGCGATGCTCACGCCGAGCGCTGAGCCACACGTGTCGGCGCGGTTCATCATCGCGGTCATCGCCGGCGCCATCGCCCAGGTCAGCGCCACCGCGGCCCTGCTGGTGGCCATGCGCCACTCCGGCTTCGCGGTGGCGACCTTCATGCAGCAGGCCTCATTGCCGATCGCGGCGATCATGGGCTTCGTGGTGTTCGGCGACCATATGAGCGCGGTGCAGTGGGCAGGCTTGGCGGCCACCACCGTGGGCCTGCTGGTGCTGTCCTGGCCAAGAGGCGATGAGGCCAAGGCGGGCGCCCTGAACGGCTCGCTGTTCGGTCTGGCCTCCGGCGTCGCCTTCGCCGTGGCGCTCAACGGCTACCGACAGGCCGGCATGGCCCTGGAGCCGCACCACCCGATCTATTCCGCGACGGCGGCCCTCTGCGTCGCTCAGGCCCTGCAGTCCATCGTGCTGGGCGCTATCCTGGCGGTCACCCGGCCCCAGGCCCTGCGCTCGGTGGCGGGATCGTGGAAGCAGTCCCTGGGGGCCGGCTTCTTTGGCACCGCGGCCTCGGCCTTCTGGTTCTCGGCCCTGGCGCTCGCGCCCGCCGGCCAGGTGCGCGCCATCGGGGTGATCGAGGGGCCGATCGCCGCGGCGGCGGGGCGCCGGCTGTTCAAGGAGAAGCTGACCCTGGTGCAGATCGCCGGAGGCACGGCGACGGCCATTGGCGTGGTGATGACAGCCCTGGGGTAG
- the mreC gene encoding rod shape-determining protein MreC: MAFRESPFGELKVPLAWTAAVALIVAVVVAVALLMSDRRETFQSEAYGVTRQVGDAVAAPVSGALAAPGRWTGLGMENIRDYLFAVSENRKLKAELKEARQWRDVAIALRDTNDRYKSLLGLKTEPPIPMVAARTVTDSRGPFANTRLANAGMEKNIQPGNPVMSESGLVGRVIGVTRGASRILLLTDIASRTPVMIDRTNARAILTGDGGPNPKLDYLRGKAPVKQGDRVLTSGDGGVLPRGLPVGVAVKGLDGHWRVILASDAAPIDFVRILLFQDFSQLEKAQKDELDKMPVPPPSGPVEGVGMVPTPGAPAPKAKPPTTITATTVVPAKPAAPKPAALKPATSKPAAPKPAVKPAAPTPAPVTPPAAAAAEVPF; the protein is encoded by the coding sequence GTGGCTTTTCGAGAAAGTCCGTTTGGCGAACTGAAGGTGCCGCTGGCCTGGACCGCCGCGGTGGCCCTGATCGTGGCCGTCGTCGTGGCCGTCGCCCTGCTGATGTCCGACCGCCGCGAAACCTTCCAGTCCGAAGCCTATGGCGTGACCCGCCAGGTGGGCGACGCCGTCGCCGCCCCGGTCAGTGGCGCGCTCGCCGCGCCCGGCCGCTGGACGGGCCTGGGGATGGAGAATATCCGCGACTACCTGTTCGCGGTCTCCGAAAACCGCAAACTGAAGGCCGAGCTCAAGGAAGCCCGCCAGTGGCGCGATGTGGCCATCGCCCTGCGCGACACCAATGATCGCTACAAATCCCTGCTGGGCCTGAAGACCGAGCCGCCGATCCCAATGGTCGCCGCCCGCACGGTGACCGACAGCCGCGGCCCCTTCGCCAACACCCGCCTGGCCAACGCCGGGATGGAGAAGAACATCCAGCCGGGCAATCCGGTGATGAGCGAGAGCGGCCTGGTGGGCCGCGTCATCGGGGTGACCCGAGGCGCCAGCCGCATCCTGCTGCTCACTGACATCGCCTCGCGCACCCCGGTGATGATCGACCGCACAAACGCCCGCGCCATCCTGACCGGCGACGGCGGTCCCAATCCCAAGCTCGACTACCTGCGCGGCAAGGCGCCGGTGAAGCAGGGCGACCGGGTGCTGACCTCCGGCGACGGCGGCGTCCTGCCGCGCGGCCTGCCGGTGGGCGTGGCGGTCAAGGGCCTGGACGGCCACTGGCGGGTGATCCTGGCCTCTGACGCCGCCCCCATCGACTTTGTCCGCATCCTGCTGTTCCAGGACTTCTCGCAGCTGGAGAAGGCGCAAAAGGACGAACTGGACAAGATGCCGGTGCCGCCGCCCTCCGGTCCCGTCGAGGGTGTGGGGATGGTCCCGACGCCGGGCGCCCCGGCTCCGAAGGCCAAGCCGCCCACAACCATCACCGCCACCACCGTTGTTCCGGCCAAGCCCGCCGCGCCGAAGCCCGCCGCGCTCAAGCCGGCGACCTCGAAGCCGGCCGCGCCGAAGCCCGCCGTCAAGCCGGCGGCGCCGACCCCAGCCCCAGTCACCCCGCCTGCGGCCGCCGCGGCGGAGGTGCCATTTTGA
- a CDS encoding glutathione S-transferase family protein — translation MIKLYSFPGTISLAVHIALEEAGADYELVKVDFLTNEQRSPDYLAINPKSRVPALVTERGVLTEAPALMTYVAQAFPQAKLAPLDDPFAMAQVQAFNTYLCSAVHVSAAHRHRGYRWADDPVAIADMRRKAPLAVAEHFELIETEYLVGPWVMGGDYTICDPYLFTLTGWLPRDGVDMAQFPKVADHFARMGERPAVRKVLAQLAA, via the coding sequence ATGATCAAGCTCTACTCCTTCCCCGGCACCATCAGCCTGGCGGTTCACATCGCCCTGGAAGAGGCCGGCGCCGACTATGAGCTGGTGAAGGTCGATTTCCTGACGAACGAGCAGCGGTCGCCGGACTACCTTGCCATCAATCCCAAGAGCCGGGTGCCGGCCCTGGTGACCGAGCGCGGCGTGCTGACCGAGGCGCCGGCCCTGATGACCTATGTGGCCCAGGCCTTTCCGCAGGCGAAGCTGGCGCCGCTGGACGATCCCTTCGCCATGGCCCAGGTCCAGGCCTTCAACACCTATCTCTGCAGCGCCGTCCACGTCTCGGCCGCTCACCGCCATCGCGGCTATCGCTGGGCCGATGACCCGGTCGCCATCGCCGACATGCGCCGCAAGGCGCCCTTGGCGGTGGCGGAGCACTTCGAGCTGATCGAGACGGAATACCTCGTCGGACCCTGGGTGATGGGGGGCGACTACACGATCTGCGACCCGTATCTCTTCACCCTGACCGGGTGGCTGCCCCGCGACGGCGTCGACATGGCGCAGTTTCCGAAGGTCGCCGATCACTTCGCGCGGATGGGCGAGCGGCCGGCCGTGAGGAAGGTTCTTGCGCAACTAGCCGCCTGA
- the modA gene encoding molybdate ABC transporter substrate-binding protein, with protein sequence MKLTRRLAMLAAAWTLAAAPALAADKPVTVFAAASLKNALDEVGAVYAAKTGGEARFSYAGSAAIARQIEQGAPADVYISADSDWMDYLAGKKLIVAASRRDLLTNHLALIAPTDAKTTLKVAKGMPLAKALGEGRLAVAGPDVPAGKYAKASLTMLGVWDSVSGKLARAENVRAALQFVARGESPYGIVYDTDAKVEPRVRIVGLLPDTSHPPIIYPAALVAGAKNLQAAAFLSFLSGPEAGVVFKKYGFTVLPRR encoded by the coding sequence GTGAAGCTCACGCGCCGACTTGCGATGCTGGCCGCCGCCTGGACCCTGGCCGCCGCGCCCGCCCTGGCCGCGGACAAGCCGGTGACGGTGTTCGCCGCCGCCTCGCTGAAGAACGCCCTGGACGAGGTGGGCGCGGTCTACGCCGCCAAGACCGGCGGCGAGGCGAGGTTCTCCTATGCCGGCTCCGCAGCCATCGCCCGCCAGATCGAGCAGGGCGCGCCGGCTGATGTCTACATCTCCGCCGACAGCGACTGGATGGACTACTTGGCCGGCAAGAAGTTGATTGTCGCGGCCAGCCGCCGGGACCTGCTGACCAACCACTTGGCCCTGATCGCGCCGACGGACGCCAAGACCACCCTGAAGGTCGCCAAGGGCATGCCGCTGGCCAAGGCGCTGGGGGAGGGCCGCCTGGCCGTCGCCGGTCCCGACGTGCCGGCCGGCAAGTACGCCAAGGCCTCGCTCACCATGCTCGGCGTCTGGGACAGCGTCTCGGGCAAGCTCGCCCGGGCCGAGAACGTGCGGGCCGCCCTGCAGTTCGTGGCCCGCGGTGAGAGCCCCTACGGCATCGTCTACGACACCGACGCCAAGGTGGAGCCCAGGGTGAGGATCGTCGGCCTGCTCCCCGACACCAGCCATCCGCCGATCATCTATCCCGCGGCCCTGGTGGCCGGGGCCAAGAACCTGCAAGCCGCCGCCTTCCTGAGCTTCCTCAGCGGGCCGGAGGCAGGCGTGGTGTTCAAGAAGTACGGATTCACGGTCCTGCCGCGCCGCTAG
- a CDS encoding rod shape-determining protein — MISSLFGAISNDIAIDLGTANTLIYMKGKGIVLNEPSVVALRNVGGRKIVHAVGIEAKQMLGRTPGHMEAIRPMRDGVIADFEVAEEMIKYFIRKVHNRKGFVNPKVIVCVPSGATAVERRAINDSCLNAGGRRVGLIDEPMAAAIGAGLPIHEPTGSMVVDIGGGTTEVAVLSLSGIVYSRSVRVGGDKMDEAIISYMRRNHNLLIGETTAERIKKEIGTARAPADGEGLSIEVKGRDLMQGVPREVRISEKQASDSLAEPVGQIVEAVKMALEATPPELASDIADKGIMLTGGGALLRGLDAEIRDHTGLPVTVADDPLSCVALGCGKVLEHPKWMKGVLESTLA; from the coding sequence ATGATCTCGTCCCTCTTCGGCGCTATCTCCAACGACATCGCCATCGACCTCGGCACCGCCAACACCCTCATCTACATGAAGGGCAAGGGCATCGTGCTGAACGAGCCCTCGGTGGTGGCGCTGCGCAATGTGGGCGGCCGCAAGATCGTCCACGCCGTGGGCATAGAGGCCAAGCAGATGCTGGGCCGCACGCCGGGTCACATGGAAGCCATCCGCCCCATGCGCGACGGGGTCATCGCCGACTTCGAAGTCGCCGAGGAGATGATCAAGTACTTCATCCGCAAGGTTCACAACCGCAAGGGCTTCGTGAACCCCAAGGTGATCGTCTGTGTGCCGTCCGGCGCCACCGCCGTGGAACGCCGCGCCATCAATGACAGCTGCCTGAACGCCGGCGGCCGCCGCGTGGGCCTGATCGACGAACCCATGGCCGCGGCCATCGGCGCGGGCCTGCCGATCCATGAGCCCACCGGCTCGATGGTGGTCGACATCGGCGGCGGCACCACCGAGGTGGCCGTGCTGTCCCTGTCGGGCATCGTCTATTCGCGTTCCGTCCGGGTCGGCGGCGACAAGATGGACGAGGCGATCATCAGCTACATGCGCCGCAACCATAATCTGCTGATCGGCGAGACCACCGCCGAGCGCATCAAGAAGGAAATCGGCACCGCCCGGGCTCCGGCCGACGGCGAGGGCCTGTCCATCGAGGTCAAGGGCCGCGACCTGATGCAGGGCGTGCCGCGCGAAGTGCGCATCAGCGAAAAGCAGGCGTCGGACTCGCTGGCCGAACCGGTGGGTCAGATCGTTGAGGCGGTGAAGATGGCGCTGGAAGCCACGCCGCCGGAACTGGCCTCCGACATCGCCGACAAGGGCATCATGCTGACCGGCGGCGGAGCTCTGCTGCGCGGCCTGGACGCCGAGATCCGTGACCACACCGGCCTGCCGGTGACGGTGGCCGACGACCCGCTCTCCTGCGTGGCGCTGGGCTGCGGCAAGGTGCTCGAACATCCCAAGTGGATGAAGGGCGTGCTCGAATCGACGCTGGCGTAA
- a CDS encoding 2-isopropylmalate synthase, whose translation MTVSPADQAPSANDTVRKESDRVIVFDTTMRDGEQSPGASMSLDEKLELAKILEEMKVDVIEAGFPIASNGDFEAVRKISEIVTESTICGLARAGMADIERAAEAIRPAKRGRIHTFLSTSPSHRDHILRASQEDILEMITKSVTHARNLCDDVEWSAQDATRTEQDFLRRCVDAAIKAGAGTVNLPDTVGYSYPSEYADIFRDILEHVDGADRIILSTHCHNDLGLAVANSLAGVQGGARQIEVAMNGIGERAGNAALEEVVMALKVRGDRLPYFTNIETQHITRASRYTSAITGFPVQFNKAIVGKNAFAHESGIHQDGMLKDRGTYEIMSPETVGQGASNLVMGKHAGRAGFREKLKELGYELGQNALNEAFQRFKDLADKKKHVFDDDIIALVDDALASGADRIQVKHLRVIAGTEGPQQAELTVTVDGVEKSGAATGDGPVDAVFNAIHQVVPHTAILRLFQVHAVTEGTDAQAQVSVRLEEDGRIATGQAADTDTLTASAKAYINALNNLFVRKEKSAPDAIASGF comes from the coding sequence ATGACCGTATCCCCCGCCGATCAGGCCCCCTCCGCCAACGACACCGTTCGCAAGGAGAGCGACCGTGTCATCGTCTTCGACACCACCATGCGCGACGGCGAGCAGTCGCCCGGCGCGTCCATGTCGCTGGACGAGAAGCTGGAACTGGCCAAGATCCTCGAAGAGATGAAGGTCGACGTCATCGAGGCCGGCTTCCCCATCGCCTCGAACGGCGACTTCGAGGCGGTCCGCAAGATCTCCGAGATCGTCACCGAGAGCACCATCTGCGGCCTGGCCCGGGCCGGCATGGCCGACATCGAACGCGCCGCCGAGGCGATCCGTCCGGCCAAGCGCGGCCGCATCCACACCTTCCTGTCCACCAGCCCCAGCCACCGCGACCACATCCTGCGCGCCAGCCAGGAAGACATCCTGGAAATGATCACCAAGTCGGTGACCCACGCCCGCAACCTGTGCGACGACGTGGAATGGTCGGCCCAGGACGCCACCCGCACAGAGCAGGACTTCCTGCGCCGCTGCGTGGACGCCGCCATCAAGGCCGGCGCCGGCACGGTGAACCTGCCCGACACGGTGGGCTATTCGTATCCCAGCGAATATGCCGACATCTTCCGCGACATCCTGGAGCACGTGGACGGGGCCGACCGCATCATCCTGTCGACCCATTGCCACAACGACCTGGGCCTGGCCGTCGCCAACAGCCTGGCCGGGGTTCAGGGCGGGGCGCGCCAGATCGAAGTCGCCATGAACGGCATCGGCGAGCGCGCCGGCAACGCGGCCCTGGAAGAGGTCGTCATGGCCCTGAAGGTGCGCGGCGACCGGCTGCCCTACTTCACCAATATCGAGACCCAGCACATCACCCGGGCCAGCCGCTACACCTCGGCCATCACCGGTTTCCCGGTGCAGTTCAACAAGGCGATCGTCGGCAAGAACGCCTTCGCCCATGAGAGCGGCATCCACCAGGACGGGATGCTGAAGGACCGCGGCACCTACGAGATCATGTCGCCTGAGACCGTCGGCCAGGGCGCCTCGAACTTGGTGATGGGCAAGCATGCCGGCCGGGCGGGCTTCCGCGAGAAGCTGAAGGAACTGGGCTACGAGCTGGGCCAGAACGCCCTGAACGAGGCCTTCCAGCGCTTCAAGGATCTGGCCGACAAGAAGAAGCACGTCTTCGACGACGACATCATCGCCCTGGTGGACGACGCCCTGGCCAGCGGCGCCGACCGCATCCAGGTCAAGCACCTGCGGGTGATCGCCGGCACCGAGGGCCCGCAGCAGGCCGAGCTGACCGTGACCGTGGACGGGGTCGAGAAGTCGGGCGCCGCCACCGGCGACGGCCCGGTGGACGCGGTGTTCAACGCCATCCACCAGGTCGTGCCCCACACCGCCATCCTGCGCCTGTTCCAGGTGCACGCGGTGACCGAGGGGACCGACGCCCAGGCCCAGGTCTCGGTGCGTCTGGAGGAGGACGGCCGTATCGCCACCGGCCAGGCCGCCGACACCGACACCCTTACCGCCTCGGCCAAGGCCTATATCAACGCGCTCAACAACCTCTTCGTCCGCAAAGAAAAGAGCGCGCCGGACGCCATCGCCAGCGGCTTCTAG
- the mrdA gene encoding penicillin-binding protein 2, whose protein sequence is MSEPSIFFTEVNERQGVFHRRAFLMGGLAGMGLLALTGRLAHLQLVEAQRYEKMSASNQFNFRLVPPPRGLIVDRNGVVLASNRPNFRLLVAKDGKMDPEATLKTLANFVPLDAARQERLTKDLIRAPKRSPVSVMEDMSWEQFSAINVRAPEMPGVTADMGEVRVYPHGGAFAHVIGYVAKVNKEDLQPTGPNSEAIMLHPGFRIGRQGVEKAFDLRLRGRPGAQKVEVDANGREVRQDSGGDIAATPGSEIQLSLDADIQTRALEVMGDESGAVVMLDCRTGDVLCMASAPSFDANRFVRGMTGGEYRALANYERKPLLDKAMSGLYPPGSTFKPTVALAALEAGVDPEQRVNCSGGWYYGGRTWRCWKKGGHGSQNMHDAIKNSCDIYFYQTALRVGPDPIARAAHALGFGQVFDLGIPGQKKGIVGSRDWKRKAVKREPVWQPGDSVSYGIGQGYINVNALQLAVMTARLANGRKALNPRLVRSIGGKELPSGAAVPDLPFKQEHIDYVRGGMIAVANDVTGTAYRQSQLGLGDVMMAGKTGTAQVRSYDNVSNRNSNSVQWKLKDHNLFVAFAPYDAPRYAISVIVEHGGLGGATAGAPRAREVMRVALLKDPEIRARIEKPLPMPELTPDGLAEGAAPEAPIAGAPPVLPPPGGHI, encoded by the coding sequence ATGAGCGAGCCCTCCATCTTCTTCACCGAGGTCAATGAGCGGCAGGGGGTCTTCCATCGCCGCGCCTTCCTCATGGGCGGCCTGGCGGGCATGGGCCTGCTGGCGCTCACCGGCCGTCTGGCGCACCTCCAGCTCGTGGAGGCCCAGCGCTATGAGAAGATGTCGGCCTCCAACCAGTTCAACTTCCGCCTGGTGCCGCCGCCGCGTGGCCTGATCGTCGACCGCAACGGCGTGGTCCTGGCCTCCAACCGTCCCAACTTCCGCCTGCTGGTGGCCAAGGACGGCAAGATGGATCCCGAAGCCACGCTGAAGACCCTGGCCAACTTCGTGCCCCTTGACGCGGCCCGCCAGGAGCGCCTCACCAAGGACCTGATCCGCGCGCCCAAGCGCTCCCCGGTCTCGGTGATGGAGGACATGAGCTGGGAGCAGTTCTCGGCGATCAATGTCCGCGCCCCGGAAATGCCCGGTGTCACCGCCGACATGGGCGAGGTGCGGGTCTACCCCCACGGTGGGGCCTTCGCCCACGTGATCGGCTACGTGGCCAAAGTGAACAAGGAAGACCTGCAGCCCACCGGCCCCAATTCCGAGGCCATCATGCTGCACCCCGGCTTCCGCATCGGACGCCAGGGGGTGGAGAAGGCCTTCGACCTGCGCCTGCGCGGCCGGCCCGGCGCCCAGAAGGTTGAGGTCGACGCCAACGGCCGCGAGGTGCGCCAGGACTCCGGCGGCGACATCGCGGCCACCCCGGGCTCCGAAATCCAGCTTTCCCTCGACGCCGATATCCAGACCCGCGCGCTGGAGGTGATGGGTGACGAGAGCGGCGCTGTGGTCATGCTCGACTGCCGCACCGGCGACGTGCTCTGCATGGCCTCGGCCCCCAGCTTCGACGCCAACCGCTTCGTGCGCGGCATGACCGGCGGCGAGTACCGCGCCCTGGCCAACTACGAGCGCAAGCCGCTGCTGGACAAGGCGATGTCGGGCCTCTACCCGCCGGGCTCGACCTTCAAGCCCACCGTGGCGCTCGCCGCGCTCGAGGCCGGGGTCGATCCTGAGCAGCGGGTCAACTGCTCGGGCGGCTGGTACTATGGCGGCCGCACGTGGCGGTGCTGGAAGAAGGGGGGCCACGGCTCCCAGAACATGCACGACGCCATCAAGAACTCCTGCGACATCTATTTCTATCAGACCGCCCTGCGGGTCGGGCCCGACCCCATTGCGCGCGCCGCCCATGCGCTGGGCTTCGGCCAGGTCTTCGACCTCGGCATTCCGGGGCAGAAGAAGGGCATCGTCGGGTCGCGCGACTGGAAGCGGAAGGCCGTGAAGCGCGAGCCGGTCTGGCAGCCGGGGGACTCGGTCAGCTACGGGATCGGCCAGGGCTATATCAACGTCAACGCCCTGCAACTGGCGGTCATGACCGCGCGCCTGGCCAATGGCCGCAAGGCGCTGAACCCACGCCTGGTGCGCTCGATCGGCGGCAAGGAGCTGCCCAGCGGCGCGGCCGTGCCCGACCTGCCGTTCAAGCAGGAGCACATCGACTATGTGCGCGGCGGCATGATCGCCGTGGCCAACGACGTCACCGGCACCGCCTATCGCCAGAGCCAGCTCGGCCTCGGCGACGTGATGATGGCCGGCAAGACCGGCACCGCCCAGGTTCGCAGCTACGACAACGTCTCCAATCGGAACTCCAACAGCGTCCAGTGGAAGCTGAAGGACCACAACCTCTTCGTGGCCTTCGCCCCCTATGACGCGCCGCGTTACGCCATCTCGGTGATCGTCGAGCATGGCGGGCTGGGCGGCGCCACGGCCGGCGCGCCCCGCGCCCGCGAGGTGATGCGCGTGGCGCTGCTGAAGGATCCGGAGATCCGCGCCCGTATCGAAAAGCCGCTGCCGATGCCCGAGCTCACCCCTGACGGCCTGGCCGAGGGCGCGGCGCCCGAGGCGCCGATCGCCGGCGCGCCGCCGGTCTTGCCCCCGCCCGGAGGCCACATATGA
- a CDS encoding phytanoyl-CoA dioxygenase family protein, producing the protein MAFDADAHTEALHRDGYTVIEGFCDATTLAAIRRGLAPHMEQHRGRNDFEGFATERVYTLVARGKVFEQVTEDARVLALLDRFLLPGYLLSASQAICIYPGETAQQVHTDDGFYRLKRPRPPASMSLIAAVDAFTEENGCTEVIPGSHLWSDAEVAALSPADLPRLLKPMVMPAGAAIVFQATLLHRGGANRSKAPRQAFTNQYCEPWVRTQENFFLGVPRELVKTMSPRLQRLLGYDIWPPFMGHVTASHPLKTLEDGYLPPVLVDRVVEG; encoded by the coding sequence ATGGCCTTTGACGCCGACGCCCATACCGAGGCCCTGCACCGCGACGGCTATACGGTGATCGAGGGCTTCTGTGACGCTACCACTCTGGCGGCCATCCGCCGGGGCCTGGCGCCGCACATGGAGCAGCATCGCGGCCGCAACGACTTCGAGGGCTTCGCCACCGAGCGGGTCTACACCCTGGTGGCGCGGGGCAAGGTGTTCGAGCAGGTCACCGAGGACGCCCGTGTCCTGGCCCTGCTCGACCGCTTCCTGCTGCCCGGCTATCTGCTGTCGGCCAGCCAGGCGATCTGCATCTATCCCGGCGAGACGGCCCAACAGGTCCACACCGACGACGGCTTCTACCGCCTGAAGCGGCCCCGACCGCCGGCCTCCATGAGCCTGATCGCGGCGGTGGACGCCTTCACCGAAGAGAACGGCTGCACCGAGGTGATCCCCGGCAGCCACCTGTGGAGCGACGCGGAGGTGGCGGCCCTGAGCCCCGCCGACCTGCCGCGCCTGCTTAAGCCCATGGTCATGCCCGCCGGCGCCGCCATCGTCTTCCAGGCCACCCTGCTGCACCGGGGTGGGGCCAACCGCAGCAAGGCGCCGCGCCAGGCCTTCACCAACCAGTATTGCGAGCCCTGGGTCCGGACCCAGGAGAACTTCTTCCTCGGCGTGCCGCGCGAGCTGGTGAAGACCATGTCGCCGCGGCTCCAGCGGCTGCTGGGCTACGACATCTGGCCGCCGTTCATGGGCCACGTGACGGCCTCGCACCCGCTGAAGACCCTGGAGGACGGCTATCTGCCGCCGGTGCTGGTGGATCGCGTGGTCGAGGGCTAA